The sequence ttttgttgaataaattaaGCTATAGTTGCGAACTTTAATTATGACATCGAGATTATATTATATAACGATATATATTATGATCCCGATATATGAAGTGTATAAAAATGGATGTGAAGCAAAGCAGAATTGGCatgaaatgctaggtgaaacaccaaCAAGGCACAGGTACACGGCTGATTCATGTATTCCCCTAATTATGAGTTTTAGCTCCTGGTTTAAGGGAAAATAAGGTCATTTTGAATTGTTAAATTTGTTTAggattcattatatatatatatatatatatatatatatatatatatatatatatatatatatatatatatatatatatatatatatatatatatatatatatatatatatatatatatatttagtgtttCAACTTTCAGGAttcttttgtgtgtgttagtttgttagttttcTCTCGTTCTCACAGTGATTCATGATGCTATATTGTGTAATGGTTCAATGCAATGTGTCCAATAAACGAATCGTGAACCATCAGTGGAAGATTCAGTCATCTTTTTACCAGGACGCTACAGTAAGAACTTATTTCATTTTAAGAACTTGGGTGTACTGTTTGTTGTTGATGAAGATCCGCATGTTCACTCACCCTGTGATCCACATTGACAGAGAACAAAGGCTTGATGGCATCGACATCTTCATTGTTTCTTTGAGCCTGGAAACACATTTAGCAGAAACATTAAACAAATTCTTCTGTGTTCATATTTATCATGCAAGATTCCAAAACAACAATTCGGTCATTTTTCACATTCCTTACAGTATTCCAAACCTGCACTTGCTTCTTATGCAAAAAGGATGTTGAAGAATTTATTGGTTATTAAAGATTTCTGGCCCCATATAGTTCCCTTATGTGGGGGAAAATTGTGTGTctagcagaaaaaaaaagcttcagtGAAGTGGAAGGTGAATGACAGTATTGTGTTTGGTTGAGCTgtccttttaataataataataatcactttAATGCAAAATATGCAAACAAGTTTACTGTGAGGTTAGAAACACTGACTATTTTAGGTGCTTCACAATAGCGGGCTGTGATAAATACCCAGTTAACATGCCTCTACTCTGTTTGGTGCAATCTTTCGTCCAGCATCATAAGTACTGTAGTTTTTTCCCTGCACAAAATCCACTATAAAACAGATGTGTTCAACTAAATCATAGGCGTCAAACAAATTCAAATGATAAACCTTTAAAAACAGACCTGCTGTGAGCTCAAATGTTATCAATCGATTGGATATGATTTAGTTCACaagtctcaaactcgattcctggagggccgcagctctgcagttttggtCTGTTTTAAAGGTTTATCATTTGAATGAAAGGAGTATTAACTTCTAATACCCAACTGTTGTGCTTCATTTTTCTACCTtcacaggtttggaatgacatgaggaggAGTAATCAATCACTCCCAAATTTCACAAACCTTTCGTAGAGTGCTGTAAGACTCTTCGTCAAAGAACTTGACCTGATATGTGCCGGAGCTTGCCTGCTTATGAGGAACACTCCATGACACCTGGACAGAAAAAATTACAATAAGTACAAATCAGTGGAGCAGTTGCTACAGGTatggtttacccaaaaatgaaattactgtcttcatttactcacacttgacttgttttttttttgttgtaaacaaAAGATGAAATTGAGGAATGTTTGAAACTGATAACCACTGACATCCCTGGTAAGAAAAActcatatactatggaagtcaatggctagtttctaaaattcttcaaaatatctctttaataaactcaaactggtttggaacaagtcaaagaatgagtaaatgacagaatttttgtaTGAACAATCCCTTTTAAAAGGTAAAGGAAAGTGACTTAACATTTACTGCTTGTTGTTAAAAACTTAAGTCCCCTTACCTGGTATTTGCCAACATCTTGGCCTCTGGTCACAGGGAACTGCTTGCCATTGACATCAGCATACAGGGCGACGCTCTACAACACAAGCCTGGTCAGTCGACTATCAGTGTTCATCATCACATATGTTGCATATGTCAGCTCACCGACGGTTAATTCACTCACCTGAGCCCCGTTTGCACACGCCAGACTCAGTTCAACGATGAACACAGTCTCGGAGGAGATGAGCGCGTCTGTCGTCGTGTATGAAGACGGAGAAATCACCGGGTCTGTGCAAGTCTCAGCTgtggaaagaagaaaaacacaagttACCAACAACAGCAgcttaatcagaatcagaaagagctttattgccaggtatgttcacacgtacgaggaatttgttttcgtgacagcttctacagtgcaacaggattagaGACAGggaaaaaacagataataaatatatatataaaaaaaatagaagtagtgtgTGCAAATGAAATCAAGTAAACGATAAAGAAAAAGAAACGGAACTGATTCAGTGTGTGTTAGCATGTGACATCTCATCGCTAGCGAATCTAAACGAATACCTGAGTGAATAGTGCTATatatctcaaaataaataaacggaGGAGCTAATTACCTGCACAGAAGCTCAGACAAAGAGCCAGAAGAGCTGTTAATACTAGCTTCATGTTGATCTCCGGCCTGTTGGTTGAATCTCTACTCACTCAAACCTAAAAAGAGAGCAGTACTCGGGTCTGTTCACCCaatgaaacacagacagacacgtCATCTCAGCGGAAGAATGACGTGTATGAAGATGTGAAGCGAGACCCCTGCTGAAAGCCGCCGGTACTGAAGTCTTCCTTCGTGCCTCTCTGGAGAGTTTAAATGAAAAGGATTGTAATACAAAGTTAATGTCAAATTGActattattgattcattcattttccttcggcttagtgcctttattaatcaggggtcaccacagaggaatgaaccgccaacttattcagcatatgttttacgcaacgaatGACCATCCAACTACAACcctatactgggaaacacccatacacacacacacacacacacacacaaacttactacagccaatttagtttattcaattcacccatagcacatctttggactgtgggggaaaccggagcacccagagtaaaaCCACGCCATCCtagaaacgtcaactgactcagctaggactcgaaccagggatcttcttgctgtgaagtgacagcactaaccactgagcccccatgTCAGCCAAAATGACTATTACtaatattaaattgaattatttaatttaactaacGGTAATAAAGGAGTTTGCTTATATTCTTTGTGCATAttactttttaacaaaaataaaatgaagttgaAAACAGTCTAAAAATCTAGTCTAGAAATTATGTGAAATGTCAGggagaatatatttttttattattattattatcattaataataataatgattgctATCGCtttaataattttcattatttgtacattattatgaggtcacaaagaacatgaaaataaaatcatgatgatgaaaataatgatggaatattcacattaaatgtacatattttaaacCAAACCTATTAAGAATGGCTTCACTcatgcaaaaattaaataaactatgcttcatattttaatgacaacaaaataaaatttataagcAAATATTTTGATGTATGCAATTAAATCGGCTCAGTTCGATTagataacacatttttattttgcacCAGTAAATTTGCACTGCATTGTGTTGTATTTTAAGGTTTATGGTTAtaatgtatacagtgctcagcataaatgagtacaccccattttgaaaatgaatatttgtatccatttctcagtgaacataggaaatttattttggtgcatttaaacaaaacagatttattaaacagatatatttattacaataatattttagtcactgagcagctttagaaattgaaaacatttacaattaaattcaggctaaatattgcaaaataaatgacACCCTACAAAATTTGAACTGaagttttcatatttttttgcttctcttgatttttcctattttttaaatttgtatttaatattttctataacatataaatttggctgtactagttttcggaccgttatcgtaagttattttgttagataagctctatatttggcttcagtgctaactaatctaatgtatatgcacaaatataacattgtatagtttcctattaaaaatatgaatgtaaaagataGTGCGGAGCGTactcatatgctgagcactatagaTTGTCTCTTTTGCACACGGTTTGAGTGTCtcttacatgtatttttatttaaaataagctaattaGTAGATCCCTATTATATTCATACTTTTATTGAATCTCTCCACAACAATAGTCTGTACAAAGTTGATTTTTCTCTCATATTCACTTCGGCTGAtaacacacaataataatattaataataataatacaggcgCTCTTGATCAGTAATAATCAAGAGTGCGCACATCCAGAGAAACAAATACCACTGGTGTAAAGGAAACATTGTCACTGTCAGATGTGTGCAGACGAAAAGCAGACAAACATTCACACGTGCAGTACATTACACTATGCTGTCACAGAAAGGCAGTACAGAtgagcttttttgtttttaaaagagatAAACACACTAAGTGTACAGGAACATGGTGGCGGCTCTATGGCCACATgataaaaacatctgctttagGTCTACTTTAAGTCCATCTGTAGCATGATTCACTGTTCAAAGTCGTCAGATAGATGTTGTTGATTATCTCTTGTTAGAGTTCGCCGAGGTGTGGAGAATAAACAATCTGATTGTCTGCTGTTCTCTCACTGGATGCAGTCCATGACGTGAATCTGCAGCGTATCCATATCTGGTGCTTTGTACATGCATTTGGGGCATCTGTAATCTGGCAGCTCTTCTTGATCTTCGTCTCTTCTGCGTGCAGATGGAGGCTGGGCTGGATTGAACATCGCTGGCCCTGGGAAAGGTGCTTCAAAAAGCAGACATTTCATAATGAGACCCCAAACATGTCAGgtttaaataaaggattatttaaaATGGTCAAAAAATACTGAAGTACACTTCTGATGATTTTAACGGAGTGTGTGCTGCATATCATCATAGAAGAAAAGCATCTCATTTAACTGTTGATGACAAAtggtttttatttgtgtgtgataTTTTTACTTAATTGTGTAACTTCACTGAGTGATTTAAACTTGGCCATATGTTAGTTTtgaaataactaataataaacaattaattaaggCTGCTCTATACTTCATCGAGCGATCGCAGTGACCCACCTTGATCGTAGCTGTGCATTTGTACttgtgcatgctgtttgtgttgctctgcaataacacttccgaaaagcTAGCTAGCAGTAAATTATGTCATGTTCATCGGTATCGAGTTTCTCGAGGagcgttttgtttttttggaatgctaccttaatgtacaagtatcTAAACTCGCTAATTCAGAGGTGGGTACCAGCAGACgtgcaactttaatcataaggtaaacacaaaacatctggggtccattcttcatacatggattactcaattaaCTGGATT comes from Danio aesculapii chromosome 23, fDanAes4.1, whole genome shotgun sequence and encodes:
- the ssr4 gene encoding translocon-associated protein subunit delta; the encoded protein is MKLVLTALLALCLSFCAAETCTDPVISPSSYTTTDALISSETVFIVELSLACANGAQSVALYADVNGKQFPVTRGQDVGKYQVSWSVPHKQASSGTYQVKFFDEESYSTLRKAQRNNEDVDAIKPLFSVNVDHRGAWNGPWVSTEVLAALIGILVYYLAYSTKSAIQA